From the genome of Phytohabitans rumicis, one region includes:
- a CDS encoding Gfo/Idh/MocA family protein — protein MIGYAFMGAAHSQAWRTVNRVYDLPARARMSVICGRDEAKVAEAATRLGWDAYTTDWRTLIDRDDIDVIDVCTPGDSHAEIAIAALAAGKHVLCEKPLANTVDEARAMVAAATKAQAAGVRSMCGFNYRRVPAVALMRHLVDSGRLGVLRHVRAAYLQDWIVDPQFPLVWRLQKDKAGSGALGDIGAHIIDLTQWVTGQRITGVSGLTETFIKQRPLPSAASGLAASADGTATGPVTVDDAALFLARLDGGAVATYEATRFATGRKNGVRVELNGSLGSVAFDFERMNELEFYDATAPGSEQGFTRILVTEADHPYLSAWWPPGHIIGYEHTFTHEMRDFLEAVGTGADPTPSFVDALQVQLVMDAVTRSAERDSAWTEVAPVLAEVAV, from the coding sequence ATGATCGGCTACGCGTTCATGGGGGCCGCGCACTCGCAGGCGTGGCGCACCGTGAACCGCGTGTACGATCTGCCGGCACGCGCCCGCATGTCCGTCATCTGCGGTCGGGACGAAGCGAAGGTGGCCGAGGCCGCCACCCGGCTCGGCTGGGACGCGTACACGACCGACTGGCGCACGCTGATCGACCGGGACGACATCGACGTCATCGACGTCTGTACGCCGGGCGACAGCCACGCCGAGATCGCGATCGCGGCACTGGCGGCGGGCAAGCACGTCCTGTGCGAGAAGCCACTCGCCAACACGGTCGACGAAGCGCGTGCCATGGTCGCCGCGGCGACCAAGGCCCAGGCGGCCGGCGTGCGGTCCATGTGCGGGTTCAACTACCGCCGGGTGCCCGCCGTTGCCCTGATGCGCCACCTGGTCGACAGTGGACGCCTCGGCGTGCTCCGGCACGTCCGGGCGGCGTACCTGCAGGACTGGATAGTGGATCCGCAGTTTCCGCTGGTCTGGCGGCTACAGAAGGACAAGGCGGGCTCCGGTGCGCTCGGCGACATCGGCGCGCACATCATCGACCTGACCCAGTGGGTCACCGGGCAGCGCATCACCGGCGTCAGCGGGCTGACCGAGACGTTCATCAAGCAACGCCCGCTGCCGTCGGCGGCCTCCGGGTTGGCCGCCTCGGCGGACGGCACCGCTACCGGACCGGTCACAGTGGACGACGCCGCGCTCTTCCTGGCCCGGCTCGACGGCGGGGCGGTGGCCACGTACGAGGCCACCCGCTTCGCCACCGGGCGCAAGAACGGCGTACGGGTCGAGCTCAACGGCTCGCTCGGCTCGGTGGCGTTCGACTTCGAGCGGATGAACGAACTGGAGTTCTACGACGCCACGGCGCCGGGATCGGAGCAGGGCTTCACCCGGATCCTGGTCACCGAGGCGGACCACCCGTACCTGTCGGCGTGGTGGCCCCCCGGCCACATCATCGGGTACGAGCACACGTTCACCCACGAGATGCGTGACTTCCTGGAGGCGGTCGGCACCGGCGCGGACCCCACGCCGTCGTTCGTCGACGCGCTCCAGGTGCAGCTCGTCATGGACGCCGTGACCCGCTCGGCGGAGCGCGACTCGGCCTGGACCGAGGTGGCTCCGGTGCTCGCCGAGGTCGCCGTCTAA